Proteins encoded in a region of the Sporocytophaga myxococcoides DSM 11118 genome:
- a CDS encoding GtrA family protein, protein MINTKLRDQFIRFAVVGGICTAVNYVIFITLTELTQIHYLVASTIGFFTGLLTGFYINKNWTFSKEDNNKIYILKYFLVYLFSLGVNLIILKYLVENYHLSHMVAQVIATGTTVFSNFFGSKVLVFKA, encoded by the coding sequence ATGATTAATACAAAGCTAAGAGATCAATTTATTCGGTTTGCTGTAGTTGGAGGTATTTGCACTGCAGTAAATTATGTCATTTTTATAACGCTGACCGAATTAACTCAAATTCACTACCTGGTTGCCTCTACAATCGGTTTTTTCACTGGACTTTTGACTGGTTTTTATATTAATAAAAACTGGACTTTTTCTAAAGAAGACAATAATAAAATTTATATTTTAAAATACTTTCTGGTTTATCTGTTTTCTCTAGGTGTAAATCTCATAATTCTTAAATATTTGGTTGAGAATTACCACCTTTCCCATATGGTTGCTCAGGTTATTGCTACCGGTACTACTGTGTTTTCAAACTTTTTTGGTTCAAAAGTTCTGGTTTTTAAAGCCTGA